In Streptomyces sp. NBC_00414, a single window of DNA contains:
- a CDS encoding MMPL family transporter, producing the protein MTDTQGTRETAGKQRRGIGWLVCGRRSKWLVVGLWLVLLVLTAPFAQKLTDAQDNDAASWLPGSAESTQVLQTSENFRPEQLPAIVVYARADGLTAQDRVRIARDVRELRELRAHGIRGAETRGPVFDRRPAPRAAQVSVPITMDEKGWERIAPAVDAIREDVGKGGDGLAVHITGPGGTSADFSEAFEGIDSTLLFSAMAVVIVMLLLTYRSPTLLLVPLLGVVAALFTAQALVYLLAEHAGLTVNGQSAGILTVLVFGAGTDYALLLVARYREELRRHEDRHEAMALALHRAGPAVVASGATVVLSMLVLLAAEMNSTRGLGPVAAIGVAVALVAMLTLFPALLVICGRWIFWPVVPHFGSADPTERGVWARMGNRFSHRPRLVWGVTAAVLALLSLGLVQLRAEGISNADAFTGKPDSIVGQEVSERYFPAGSGDPLVIVGNRDRAEEVGQAVADTRGVVPESLGLPPGTKPEFEGKVLFEATMTDPADSEAAKQTVERVRDAVHAVPDADAQVGGGTAALLDMDRATTHDNFLIIPLVLVVVLLILCALLRALIAPLLLIGTVVLSFAAALGISALAFRYVFDYAGESTDFPLFVFVFLVALGIDYNIFLTTRIREEAVRQGTRKGVVTGLAATGAVITSAGLVLAGTFAALGTLPMVAFAEIGFTVALGVLLDTFIVRSVLVTSLFLDVGPKVWWPSRLARETGTGAGREPRSETGSAPTADPPTPSSPAAPTTTDAESSGPASRPGGPSE; encoded by the coding sequence ATGACGGACACACAGGGAACGCGGGAAACAGCGGGGAAGCAGCGTCGGGGTATCGGCTGGCTCGTCTGCGGGCGGCGGTCCAAGTGGCTCGTGGTGGGACTGTGGCTGGTGCTGCTCGTCCTCACGGCACCCTTCGCCCAGAAACTCACCGACGCCCAGGACAACGACGCGGCCTCCTGGCTGCCCGGTTCCGCCGAGTCCACCCAAGTCCTGCAGACCTCCGAGAACTTCAGGCCGGAACAGCTCCCCGCGATCGTCGTGTACGCCCGGGCCGACGGCCTCACCGCACAGGACCGGGTGCGGATCGCCAGGGACGTACGGGAGCTCAGGGAACTGCGCGCGCACGGGATCCGTGGCGCGGAGACCCGTGGTCCCGTGTTCGACCGGAGGCCGGCCCCGCGGGCGGCCCAGGTCTCCGTGCCGATCACGATGGACGAGAAGGGCTGGGAGCGCATCGCGCCAGCGGTCGACGCGATCCGCGAGGACGTCGGCAAGGGCGGGGACGGGCTCGCCGTGCACATCACGGGCCCGGGCGGCACGTCCGCCGACTTCTCCGAGGCCTTCGAGGGCATCGACTCCACGCTGCTGTTCTCGGCGATGGCCGTCGTCATCGTGATGCTGCTGCTCACCTACCGCAGCCCGACCCTGCTGCTGGTCCCGCTGCTCGGTGTGGTCGCCGCGCTGTTCACCGCGCAGGCGCTGGTCTATCTGCTCGCGGAACACGCGGGGCTGACCGTCAACGGGCAGAGCGCGGGGATCCTCACGGTGCTCGTCTTCGGCGCGGGGACGGACTACGCCCTGCTCCTGGTGGCCCGCTACCGGGAGGAGCTGCGCCGCCACGAGGACCGCCACGAGGCCATGGCGCTGGCCCTGCACCGGGCGGGTCCGGCCGTCGTCGCGTCCGGCGCCACCGTCGTTCTGAGCATGCTGGTGCTGCTCGCCGCCGAGATGAACTCGACGCGCGGCCTCGGCCCGGTGGCCGCCATCGGCGTCGCCGTGGCGCTGGTCGCCATGCTGACGCTCTTCCCGGCCCTGCTGGTGATCTGCGGCCGCTGGATCTTCTGGCCGGTGGTCCCGCACTTCGGCTCCGCCGACCCGACCGAGCGCGGTGTCTGGGCGCGCATGGGCAACCGCTTCTCGCACCGGCCGCGGCTGGTCTGGGGCGTCACGGCGGCCGTGCTCGCGCTGCTCTCGCTCGGCCTCGTCCAGCTGCGCGCGGAGGGCATCAGCAACGCCGACGCCTTCACCGGCAAACCCGACTCGATCGTCGGCCAGGAGGTGTCCGAGCGGTACTTCCCGGCGGGCAGCGGCGATCCGCTCGTCATCGTCGGCAACCGTGACCGGGCCGAGGAGGTCGGGCAGGCGGTCGCGGACACCCGCGGTGTCGTACCGGAATCCCTCGGCCTGCCGCCCGGCACGAAACCCGAGTTCGAGGGCAAGGTCCTCTTCGAGGCCACCATGACGGACCCCGCCGACAGCGAGGCCGCGAAACAGACGGTGGAGCGGGTAAGGGACGCCGTGCACGCGGTGCCCGACGCCGACGCCCAGGTGGGCGGCGGTACGGCGGCTCTGCTGGACATGGACAGGGCGACGACCCACGACAACTTCCTGATCATCCCGCTGGTGCTGGTCGTGGTGCTGCTGATCCTCTGCGCGCTGCTCCGCGCCCTGATCGCCCCGCTGCTCCTGATCGGCACGGTGGTGCTGTCCTTCGCCGCCGCGCTGGGCATCAGCGCGCTCGCGTTCCGGTACGTCTTCGACTACGCGGGCGAGTCGACGGACTTCCCGCTGTTCGTGTTCGTCTTCCTGGTGGCCCTGGGCATCGACTACAACATCTTCCTGACCACCCGCATCCGCGAGGAGGCCGTCCGCCAGGGCACGCGCAAGGGCGTGGTCACGGGCCTCGCCGCCACCGGCGCGGTCATCACCTCGGCGGGCCTGGTCCTCGCGGGCACCTTCGCCGCCCTGGGCACGCTCCCGATGGTGGCCTTCGCCGAGATCGGGTTCACGGTGGCCCTGGGCGTACTGCTGGACACGTTCATCGTGCGCTCGGTCCTCGTGACGTCCCTGTTCCTGGACGTCGGCCCGAAGGTCTGGTGGCCGAGCCGGCTGGCCCGGGAGACGGGAACCGGGGCCGGACGCGAGCCCCGGAGCGAGACCGGGAGCGCCCCGACGGCCGACCCGCCGACACCCTCATCACCCGCCGCCCCCACCACGACCGACGCGGAGTCTTCGGGACCGGCTTCGCGCCCCGGCGGCCCGTCCGAATAA
- a CDS encoding primosomal protein N', which yields MSSEHGQAGGGADGAPPEQLALIRDAVRKAPRAKPRTWRGAAVAQDLPVARVLVDKGVLHLDRYFDYAVPEELDADAQPGVRVRVRFGAGRHRVREGRREGGGLIDGFLVERLAESDYSGPLAALAQVVSPEPVLSEELLGLARAVADRYAGSLADVLQLAVPPRNARAEGKPSPEPLPVPAAPAPGPWVRYPRGAAFIESLASGGAPRAVWNALPGPSWAEELARAVAATLASGRGALVVVPDGRAVSRVDAALTSVLGEGRHAVLTAEAGPEKRYRQWLAVRRGSVRAVVGTRAAMFAPVRDLGLVVIWDDGDGSHSEPHAPQPHAREVLLLRAAHDKCAFLLGSWSCTVEAAQLVETGWAAPIVAERVQVRAAAPLVRTVGDQDLARDEAARAARLPTLAWQAVREGLRQGPVLVQVPRRGYVPRMACAQCRAPARCRHCAGPLEGQDAGGLRCGWCGREEGGWHCPECGGFRLRAQVVGARRTAEELGRAFPAVPVRTSGREQVLDTVPGSPALVVSTPGAEPVAEGGYAAALLLDGWAMLGRPDLRAGEEALRRWIDAAALVRGQPDGGTVVVVAEPTLRPVQALVRWDPVGHAVRELAERAELGFPPVSRMASVSGTAEALAEFLAAVELPGEAELLGPVPVAPADPGRPRRAGGPPMGEQWERALIRVPPGKGAALASALKHAQAARMARGGSARGGGSGGNAGGGGGSEAVRIRIDPPDIG from the coding sequence GTGAGCAGCGAGCACGGGCAGGCGGGGGGCGGGGCCGACGGGGCGCCGCCCGAGCAGCTTGCGTTGATTCGGGACGCCGTGCGCAAGGCGCCGCGGGCCAAGCCGAGGACCTGGCGCGGGGCCGCGGTCGCCCAGGATCTGCCCGTCGCGCGAGTGCTCGTCGACAAGGGAGTGCTGCACCTCGACCGTTACTTCGACTACGCGGTGCCCGAGGAGTTGGACGCCGACGCACAGCCCGGAGTGCGGGTACGCGTTCGGTTCGGGGCCGGGCGGCATCGGGTGCGGGAGGGGCGGCGCGAGGGCGGCGGGCTGATCGACGGGTTCCTCGTCGAGCGGCTGGCCGAGTCCGACTACTCGGGCCCCCTCGCCGCGCTCGCCCAAGTCGTCTCGCCCGAGCCCGTGTTGAGCGAGGAGTTGCTCGGCCTCGCGCGCGCCGTCGCCGACCGGTACGCCGGAAGCCTGGCAGATGTGCTGCAACTGGCCGTCCCGCCACGCAACGCCCGGGCCGAGGGGAAGCCCTCACCCGAGCCGCTCCCCGTTCCCGCGGCGCCCGCGCCGGGGCCCTGGGTCAGGTATCCGCGGGGGGCCGCCTTCATCGAGTCGCTCGCGAGCGGTGGGGCACCCCGGGCCGTGTGGAACGCGCTGCCGGGGCCCAGCTGGGCCGAGGAGCTGGCGCGGGCCGTGGCGGCGACGCTGGCCTCGGGGCGCGGCGCGCTCGTCGTCGTGCCTGACGGACGGGCCGTCAGCCGGGTCGACGCGGCGCTCACCTCGGTACTGGGGGAGGGGCGCCATGCCGTGCTCACCGCCGAGGCCGGCCCCGAGAAGCGCTACCGGCAGTGGCTGGCCGTGCGGCGCGGGTCCGTACGGGCCGTGGTGGGCACCAGGGCCGCCATGTTCGCGCCCGTCCGGGATCTGGGCCTCGTGGTGATCTGGGACGACGGGGACGGCAGCCACAGCGAGCCGCACGCACCGCAGCCGCACGCCCGGGAGGTGCTGCTGCTGCGGGCCGCCCATGACAAGTGCGCCTTCCTGCTGGGGAGTTGGAGCTGCACCGTCGAGGCCGCACAGCTCGTCGAGACCGGCTGGGCGGCTCCGATCGTCGCCGAGCGGGTTCAGGTGCGGGCGGCGGCTCCGCTCGTACGCACCGTCGGCGACCAGGACCTCGCACGTGACGAGGCGGCGCGGGCCGCCCGGCTGCCCACCCTCGCCTGGCAGGCCGTCCGGGAAGGGCTGAGGCAGGGGCCCGTACTGGTGCAGGTGCCGCGGCGGGGCTACGTACCGCGGATGGCCTGTGCGCAGTGCCGCGCGCCCGCGCGCTGCCGGCACTGTGCCGGGCCGCTGGAGGGGCAGGACGCCGGGGGCCTGCGGTGCGGGTGGTGCGGCCGGGAGGAAGGCGGCTGGCACTGTCCCGAGTGCGGAGGGTTCCGGCTGCGGGCGCAGGTCGTCGGGGCACGGCGGACCGCCGAGGAGCTGGGTCGCGCGTTTCCCGCCGTCCCCGTGCGCACGTCGGGTCGCGAACAGGTGCTGGACACGGTGCCGGGGTCGCCCGCGCTCGTCGTCAGTACACCGGGCGCGGAGCCCGTGGCCGAGGGCGGCTACGCGGCGGCGCTGCTGCTCGACGGCTGGGCGATGCTGGGGCGTCCCGATCTGCGGGCCGGAGAGGAAGCACTGCGGCGGTGGATCGACGCCGCCGCGCTGGTACGGGGGCAGCCGGACGGCGGGACCGTGGTGGTCGTCGCCGAGCCGACGCTGCGGCCCGTACAGGCGCTGGTGCGGTGGGATCCCGTCGGGCACGCCGTCCGTGAGCTGGCCGAGCGGGCCGAGCTGGGGTTTCCGCCGGTGTCGCGGATGGCGTCCGTGTCCGGGACCGCGGAAGCGCTCGCCGAATTCCTCGCCGCGGTCGAACTGCCCGGCGAGGCCGAGCTGTTGGGGCCGGTGCCGGTGGCTCCGGCGGATCCGGGGCGGCCTCGGCGGGCCGGCGGGCCGCCCATGGGCGAGCAGTGGGAGCGGGCGCTGATCCGGGTGCCGCCGGGGAAGGGGGCCGCGCTGGCCTCCGCCCTGAAGCATGCGCAGGCCGCCCGGATGGCTCGCGGGGGAAGTGCTCGTGGCGGGGGCAGTGGGGGCAACGCGGGCGGCGGGGGCGGAAGTGAAGCGGTTCGGATTCGGATCGATCCGCCCGACATCGGGTGA
- a CDS encoding RsmB/NOP family class I SAM-dependent RNA methyltransferase produces the protein MNEQSRRPRQQGKPYRRPKKDPVRMLAFDALRAVDERDAYANLVLPPLLRKAREQGDFDGRDAALATELVYGTLRRQGTYDAVIAACVDRPLREVDPPVLDVLSLGAHQLLGTRIPTHAAVSATVDLARVVLGDGRAKFVNAVLRKISRQELDAWIEQVAPPYDEDAEDHLAVVHSHPRWIVSALWDSLGGGRAGIEDLLEADNERPEVTLVARPGRATAEEILGEVGEETALPGRWSPYAVRLSEGGEPGAIDAVREGRAGVQDEGSQLVAIALANAPLDGPDKAWLDGCAGPGGKAAMLAGLAAERGAVLLASEKQPHRAKLVAKALAGNPGPYQVIAADGTRPPWRPGTFDRVLMDVPCTGLGALRRRPEARWRRRPADLDGFAPLQRGLLRTALDSVRVGGVVGYATCSPHLAETRAVVNDVLKEKDAELIDARPLFTDVPALGEGPDVQLWPHVHGTDAMYLALIRRTG, from the coding sequence GTGAACGAGCAGTCTCGTCGTCCCCGTCAGCAGGGCAAGCCCTACCGCCGTCCGAAGAAGGACCCGGTGCGGATGCTCGCCTTCGATGCTTTGCGGGCGGTGGACGAGAGGGACGCGTATGCGAATCTCGTGCTCCCGCCCCTGCTGCGCAAGGCGCGGGAGCAGGGCGACTTCGACGGGCGGGACGCGGCACTGGCGACGGAGCTGGTGTACGGGACGCTGCGCCGTCAGGGGACGTACGACGCCGTCATCGCCGCGTGTGTGGACCGGCCGCTGCGCGAGGTCGACCCGCCCGTCCTGGACGTGCTGAGCCTGGGCGCGCACCAGTTGCTGGGGACGCGGATCCCGACGCACGCCGCCGTGTCCGCGACCGTCGACCTCGCGCGGGTCGTGCTCGGCGACGGGCGGGCCAAGTTCGTCAACGCCGTGCTCCGCAAGATCTCGCGACAGGAGCTGGACGCCTGGATCGAGCAGGTCGCGCCGCCCTACGACGAGGACGCCGAGGACCATCTCGCGGTCGTGCACTCGCATCCGCGGTGGATCGTCTCGGCCCTGTGGGACTCGCTGGGCGGCGGGCGCGCCGGTATCGAGGACCTGCTGGAGGCCGACAACGAACGGCCCGAGGTGACCCTGGTCGCCAGGCCCGGCCGCGCCACCGCCGAGGAGATCCTCGGCGAGGTCGGCGAGGAGACCGCGCTGCCGGGGCGGTGGTCGCCCTACGCCGTGCGGCTGTCCGAGGGCGGGGAGCCGGGCGCCATCGACGCCGTGCGTGAAGGACGGGCCGGTGTTCAGGACGAGGGCAGCCAGCTCGTGGCGATCGCCCTCGCGAACGCGCCCCTCGACGGACCGGACAAGGCGTGGCTCGACGGGTGCGCGGGACCGGGCGGCAAGGCGGCCATGCTCGCCGGGCTCGCCGCCGAGCGCGGGGCCGTGCTGCTCGCCTCCGAGAAGCAGCCGCACCGGGCCAAACTGGTCGCGAAGGCACTCGCCGGGAACCCCGGGCCGTACCAGGTCATCGCCGCCGACGGGACCCGACCGCCGTGGCGTCCGGGGACCTTCGACCGCGTGCTGATGGACGTGCCCTGCACCGGGCTCGGTGCCCTGCGGCGGCGGCCCGAGGCGCGCTGGCGGCGGCGGCCCGCGGACCTGGACGGGTTCGCGCCGTTGCAGCGCGGGCTGCTGCGTACCGCGCTCGACTCGGTGCGGGTGGGCGGTGTCGTCGGGTACGCCACCTGCTCGCCGCACCTCGCCGAGACCCGGGCCGTGGTCAACGACGTACTCAAGGAGAAGGACGCCGAGCTCATCGACGCCCGTCCGCTCTTCACGGACGTACCGGCCCTGGGCGAGGGCCCGGACGTCCAGCTGTGGCCGCATGTGCACGGGACGGACGCCATGTATCTGGCGCTGATCCGCCGCACCGGCTGA
- a CDS encoding sugar-binding transcriptional regulator, which translates to MNSSEENAVSGMSAGRSAMRMGPAELVQAAAMARRFYLEGKSKIQIAEEFGVSRFKVARVLETALERDLVRIEIRVPAELDAERSDALRARYGLRHAVVVESPAEAEESPDPENLGEVAADLLGELVAEGDVLGLAWGRSTIHMAAALDRLPPCTVVQLTGVYDAGTAERGSVEAVRRAAQVSGGDAHPIYAPMLLPDVATAAALRSQTGIARAFEYFDKVTVACVSIGSWEAGISTVHDMLTEEERAHYASLGVEAEMSAHLFDVEGRRVGRDLGERCITVEADRLRRIPEVVAIAGGQRKAAAIDAVLRSGLVTSLVTDTAAADALMTMGPTPRPALDREDPDGL; encoded by the coding sequence GTGAACAGCAGTGAGGAGAACGCCGTGTCGGGTATGTCGGCGGGCCGGTCAGCCATGCGGATGGGACCCGCTGAGCTGGTGCAGGCGGCGGCCATGGCCCGCCGCTTCTACCTTGAGGGCAAATCCAAGATCCAGATCGCCGAGGAGTTCGGCGTCAGCCGCTTCAAGGTGGCCCGGGTCCTGGAGACCGCTCTCGAACGGGATCTCGTGAGGATCGAGATCCGTGTCCCCGCGGAGCTGGACGCGGAGCGCTCCGACGCGCTGCGCGCCCGCTACGGACTGCGGCATGCCGTGGTCGTGGAGTCCCCGGCCGAGGCCGAGGAGTCGCCCGACCCGGAGAACCTCGGCGAGGTGGCCGCCGACCTGCTCGGTGAGCTGGTCGCCGAGGGCGATGTGCTCGGTCTCGCCTGGGGCCGCTCCACCATCCACATGGCGGCGGCGCTCGACCGGCTGCCGCCGTGCACGGTGGTGCAGCTGACGGGTGTCTACGACGCCGGGACGGCCGAGCGCGGCTCGGTCGAGGCCGTCCGCCGGGCCGCCCAGGTCTCGGGGGGCGACGCCCACCCCATCTACGCGCCGATGCTCCTGCCGGACGTGGCCACCGCGGCCGCCCTGCGCAGCCAGACGGGCATCGCCCGGGCCTTCGAGTACTTCGACAAGGTCACCGTGGCCTGCGTGTCCATCGGGTCCTGGGAAGCCGGCATCTCCACGGTGCACGACATGCTCACCGAGGAGGAGCGCGCCCACTACGCGTCCCTCGGGGTCGAGGCCGAGATGTCCGCGCACCTCTTCGACGTCGAGGGCCGCCGGGTCGGGCGCGACCTGGGGGAGCGGTGCATCACCGTCGAGGCCGACCGGCTGCGGCGGATCCCGGAGGTCGTCGCGATCGCCGGGGGGCAGCGCAAGGCCGCCGCCATCGACGCGGTGCTGCGGTCCGGCCTCGTCACCAGCCTGGTGACGGACACGGCCGCCGCGGACGCCCTGATGACGATGGGTCCGACACCGCGTCCGGCCCTCGACCGGGAGGACCCCGACGGGCTCTGA
- the fmt gene encoding methionyl-tRNA formyltransferase: protein MKLVFAGTPEVAVPALDALIASGRHEVAAVVTRPDAPAGRGRRLVASPVAQRAEEAGIEVLKPVKPRDEDFLARLREIAPDCCPVVAYGALLPRVALDIPAQGWVNLHFSLLPAWRGAAPVQHAVMAGDEITGASTFLIEEGLDSGPVYGTVTEEVRPTDTSGDLLTRLAFAGSGLLAATMDGIEDGTLKAVPQPADGVTLAPKITVEDAHVDWAAPALRVDRVVRGCTPAPGSWTVFRGERLKLIQVVPVPERTDLAPGALAVGKNNVYVGTGSYAVELLWVQAQGKKPMRAADWARGVRIASGEVVGG, encoded by the coding sequence ATGAAGCTCGTCTTCGCCGGTACCCCCGAGGTCGCCGTTCCCGCTCTGGACGCCCTGATCGCCTCCGGGCGGCACGAGGTGGCCGCCGTCGTCACGCGGCCCGACGCGCCCGCCGGACGGGGGCGCAGGCTCGTCGCGAGCCCTGTCGCGCAGCGTGCCGAGGAAGCCGGCATCGAGGTGCTCAAGCCGGTCAAGCCACGGGACGAGGACTTCCTCGCGCGGCTGCGGGAGATCGCCCCGGACTGCTGCCCCGTCGTGGCCTACGGTGCGCTGCTGCCCCGCGTGGCGCTCGACATCCCCGCCCAGGGCTGGGTCAACCTGCACTTCTCGCTGCTGCCCGCCTGGCGCGGGGCGGCGCCCGTGCAGCACGCCGTCATGGCCGGGGACGAGATCACCGGGGCGTCCACCTTCCTCATCGAGGAGGGGCTCGACTCCGGGCCCGTGTACGGGACCGTCACCGAGGAGGTGCGGCCCACCGACACCAGCGGGGATCTGCTGACGCGGCTCGCCTTCGCCGGGTCCGGGCTGCTCGCGGCGACCATGGACGGGATCGAGGACGGCACGCTCAAGGCCGTGCCGCAGCCGGCCGACGGCGTGACCCTGGCTCCGAAGATCACCGTCGAGGACGCGCATGTGGACTGGGCCGCGCCGGCGCTCCGGGTCGACCGGGTCGTACGGGGGTGCACGCCCGCGCCCGGGTCGTGGACCGTGTTCCGGGGGGAGCGGCTGAAGTTGATCCAGGTCGTGCCGGTTCCTGAGCGGACGGATCTGGCGCCGGGGGCGTTGGCCGTCGGGAAGAACAACGTGTACGTCGGTACCGGGTCGTACGCCGTCGAGTTGTTGTGGGTGCAGGCGCAGGGGAAGAAGCCGATGCGGGCCGCCGACTGGGCCCGGGGGGTTCGGATCGCCTCCGGCGAGGTGGTGGGGGGCTGA
- the rpe gene encoding ribulose-phosphate 3-epimerase, with protein sequence MAAQINPSILSADFARLAEEAKAVEGADWLHVDVMDNHFVPNLTLGVPVVESLARATDTPLDCHLMIEDADRWAPQYVEAGAGSVTFHVEAAAAPVRLAREIRAKGARASMALRPATPIEPYEDLLPELDMLLIMTVEPGFGGQAFLDIMLPKIRRTRELISKHGLELWLQVDGGVSASTIERCAEAGADVFVAGSAVYGAADPAQAVRALRTQAEGATAQAAWACGH encoded by the coding sequence ATGGCCGCGCAGATCAACCCCAGCATCCTCTCCGCCGACTTCGCCCGCCTTGCCGAGGAGGCAAAGGCGGTGGAAGGGGCGGACTGGCTGCATGTCGACGTGATGGACAACCATTTCGTCCCGAACCTCACGCTCGGTGTGCCGGTCGTAGAGTCCCTGGCGCGTGCGACGGACACACCGCTGGACTGTCATCTGATGATCGAGGACGCCGATCGGTGGGCGCCCCAGTACGTAGAGGCGGGTGCCGGTTCCGTCACCTTCCATGTCGAGGCGGCCGCGGCACCCGTGCGGCTCGCCCGCGAGATCCGGGCCAAGGGCGCCCGTGCCTCGATGGCGCTGAGGCCCGCGACCCCCATCGAGCCGTACGAGGACCTGCTGCCCGAGCTCGACATGCTGCTGATCATGACCGTCGAGCCGGGCTTCGGGGGCCAGGCGTTTCTCGACATCATGCTTCCGAAGATTCGCCGTACCCGCGAGTTGATCAGCAAGCACGGACTCGAACTGTGGCTGCAGGTCGACGGCGGGGTCTCCGCCTCCACCATCGAGCGCTGCGCCGAGGCGGGAGCCGACGTCTTCGTCGCCGGCTCGGCCGTCTACGGTGCCGCCGACCCCGCCCAGGCGGTACGTGCATTGCGCACGCAGGCGGAGGGGGCGACGGCCCAGGCAGCATGGGCATGCGGCCACTGA
- a CDS encoding ribonuclease domain-containing protein, giving the protein MLLRSVPRLFRGPCPGPFRRLCAGLVVCLAALLLAGCSSTDTAGETDTAVASAPGWAAGTDTVRAAELPAEARRTLTLIDAGGPFPYAKDGAVFGNFERELPRHERGHYREYTVRTPGERDRGARRIVTGRGGEVYYTDDHYNSFRAVLR; this is encoded by the coding sequence ATGCTGCTCCGGTCCGTCCCTCGTCTGTTTCGCGGACCGTGCCCCGGCCCGTTTCGCCGTCTGTGCGCGGGGCTGGTGGTCTGCCTCGCGGCCCTGCTCCTGGCCGGCTGCTCCTCGACGGACACGGCGGGGGAGACGGACACTGCGGTGGCCTCGGCTCCCGGGTGGGCCGCCGGGACGGACACCGTCCGCGCGGCCGAGCTGCCGGCCGAGGCCCGCCGGACGCTCACCCTCATCGACGCGGGCGGCCCCTTCCCGTACGCCAAGGACGGCGCCGTCTTCGGGAACTTCGAGCGCGAGCTGCCACGGCACGAACGCGGCCACTACCGCGAGTACACCGTGCGGACGCCCGGCGAGCGGGACCGCGGGGCCCGGCGCATTGTCACCGGGCGGGGCGGCGAGGTCTACTACACCGATGATCACTACAACTCGTTCAGGGCGGTGCTGAGATGA
- a CDS encoding barstar family protein has protein sequence MTHDVPAPGRHVVTLDLDGVADKAGLMERCVRALELPEWFGRNWDALADSLTDPSVWPPAAAERGLLVVVTGWRAYARTRPDEWATAEDVFAQAADRTPALTVALALGGSHQQPSDQPG, from the coding sequence ATGACGCACGACGTGCCCGCGCCGGGCCGCCACGTGGTCACCCTGGACCTCGACGGGGTCGCGGACAAGGCCGGCCTCATGGAGCGCTGCGTACGCGCCCTGGAGCTGCCGGAGTGGTTCGGCCGCAACTGGGACGCGCTCGCCGACAGCCTCACCGACCCGTCCGTGTGGCCCCCGGCCGCCGCCGAGCGGGGACTGCTGGTCGTCGTCACCGGCTGGCGGGCGTACGCGCGCACGCGGCCCGACGAGTGGGCGACCGCCGAGGACGTCTTCGCCCAGGCGGCCGACCGCACGCCGGCGCTCACCGTGGCGCTGGCGCTTGGAGGATCCCACCAGCAGCCCTCTGACCAGCCTGGATGA